One window of the Rhodothermales bacterium genome contains the following:
- a CDS encoding SDR family NAD(P)-dependent oxidoreductase produces MNLSANTILITGGATGIGLALAERFLAAGSEVIVCGRREEALAEARSRHPGLHTRVCDVADPDQRADLAAWATSAFPKLNVLINNAGVQQRIDLKTDPSWETLGREIAINLEGPVHLATLFIPHLLEQEQPAIINVTSGLAFVPLANVPVYSATKAALRSFTLSLRHQLDDTPITVIELIPPAVDTDLGGKGLHTFGAPLDTFADAIVEQLAAGSLEPAYGFALQARTASRDDLDVLFQRLNTTR; encoded by the coding sequence GTGAACCTCTCAGCCAACACGATCCTCATCACGGGCGGCGCCACCGGCATCGGGCTGGCGCTCGCCGAACGGTTTCTCGCCGCGGGGAGCGAGGTCATCGTCTGCGGCCGGCGTGAGGAAGCGCTGGCGGAGGCGCGGAGCCGGCATCCCGGGCTGCACACGCGGGTGTGCGACGTGGCGGATCCCGATCAGCGGGCGGATCTCGCGGCGTGGGCGACATCGGCCTTCCCGAAACTGAACGTGTTGATCAACAACGCCGGCGTGCAGCAGCGCATCGATCTCAAGACCGACCCCTCCTGGGAGACCCTGGGGCGTGAAATCGCCATCAACCTCGAGGGGCCGGTGCACCTCGCGACGCTCTTCATCCCGCATCTGCTCGAGCAGGAGCAACCGGCGATCATCAACGTCACCTCCGGCCTCGCCTTCGTCCCCCTCGCCAACGTTCCGGTCTATAGCGCTACGAAGGCGGCCCTTCGCTCATTCACGCTGTCGCTGCGTCATCAGCTCGACGACACGCCGATCACGGTGATCGAACTTATCCCGCCGGCGGTCGACACCGACCTTGGGGGCAAGGGGCTCCACACGTTCGGCGCGCCGCTGGACACGTTTGCGGACGCTATCGTCGAGCAACTGGCCGCCGGCAGTCTGGAGCCGGCTTACGGCTTCGCCCTGCAGGCGCGAACCGCCTCCCGCGACGACCTCGACGTCCTCTTTCAGCGCCTGAACACGACGCGCTGA
- a CDS encoding FAD-binding protein codes for MARASVDELHAALTEVLGDRASRLEADIEVHSADHSAYLPARPDVVCFPEHAEDVAAVVRCCARMETPLVAYGAGTSLEGHVLPVRGGVSLDLSRMNRVLRVDVDDADCTVQAGVRRKQLNAELAPTGLFFPVDPGADATLGGMAATRASGTSSVRYGTMRDNVISLQVVLSDGRLIETGSRARKSASGYDLTRLFVGSEGTLGVITEVTLRLYPVPAYVVAAVAPFGSLAGRWGWW; via the coding sequence ATGGCACGCGCATCCGTTGACGAGCTCCATGCGGCCCTGACCGAGGTCCTGGGCGATCGCGCATCGCGCCTCGAGGCCGATATCGAAGTCCACAGTGCCGACCACTCGGCCTACCTGCCGGCGCGTCCGGACGTCGTCTGTTTCCCCGAGCACGCGGAGGACGTGGCGGCGGTCGTCCGGTGCTGCGCCCGGATGGAGACGCCGCTGGTCGCCTACGGCGCCGGCACCTCGCTGGAAGGGCATGTCCTGCCGGTGCGGGGCGGCGTCAGCCTCGATCTGTCGCGGATGAACCGGGTATTGCGGGTGGATGTGGACGATGCCGACTGCACCGTCCAGGCCGGCGTGCGGCGCAAGCAGCTCAATGCCGAGCTGGCGCCAACGGGGCTCTTTTTTCCGGTGGATCCGGGCGCAGATGCGACGCTCGGCGGCATGGCGGCCACGCGCGCCAGCGGCACCAGCTCGGTCCGCTACGGCACCATGCGCGACAACGTCATCTCCCTCCAGGTGGTGCTGTCGGACGGGCGGCTCATCGAGACCGGCAGCCGCGCCCGGAAGTCGGCTTCGGGATACGACCTGACACGGCTCTTCGTGGGCTCCGAGGGGACGCTCGGCGTGATCACGGAGGTGACGCTGCGGCTCTACCCGGTGCCGGCGTACGTCGTGGCGGCCGTCGCCCCGTTCGGCTCGCTCGCCGGGCGGTGGGGGTGGTGGTGA
- a CDS encoding DUF4136 domain-containing protein yields the protein MNAIQRLLGILLVAGLVSCSPTKYITYDYDAETDFSHYASFDWLAPPGHIEDPLISYPSMALTIKKSIERELIGKGFDKVDEDPDFYVVYHASVERQLTRSYIDTWGYYYPRYHRYPRYRRYPPVAWGFVYVDAYEEGTLVIDIVDAGTNELVWRGSARGAVGDPVLARSRIDEAVSRILAPFPPIGREEAVMREAPAS from the coding sequence ATGAACGCTATCCAACGCCTACTCGGCATCCTGCTCGTCGCCGGCCTGGTCAGTTGTTCGCCGACGAAATACATCACCTATGACTACGACGCCGAGACGGACTTCTCGCACTACGCGTCGTTCGACTGGCTGGCGCCGCCCGGCCACATCGAGGACCCTCTCATCAGCTACCCTTCGATGGCGCTGACCATCAAGAAGTCCATCGAACGCGAACTGATCGGGAAGGGGTTCGACAAGGTCGATGAAGATCCGGATTTCTACGTGGTCTATCACGCATCGGTCGAACGCCAGCTCACGCGGTCCTATATCGACACCTGGGGCTACTACTATCCCCGCTATCACCGGTATCCGCGCTACCGCCGGTATCCTCCGGTGGCGTGGGGGTTTGTGTATGTGGATGCCTACGAGGAGGGGACTCTGGTGATCGACATCGTCGACGCCGGCACCAATGAACTGGTCTGGCGCGGCTCGGCCCGCGGCGCCGTCGGCGACCCGGTTCTGGCGCGCAGCCGCATCGACGAGGCGGTGAGTCGGATTCTGGCTCCCTTCCCGCCAATCGGTCGGGAGGAGGCCGTGATGCGCGAAGCGCCGGCATCCTGA
- a CDS encoding FAD-linked oxidase C-terminal domain-containing protein, whose amino-acid sequence MIRGINAYAGLTHPEAPTLFMEFSGTREEVEGQLRRVEALVRAGGGRILRGRRMPGSGRLSGTPGTMRTTRRRGCARGAVKRTDVCVPLSRLAECLARVQADMAGTFLMAPLVGHVGDGNFHLQYLIDPERPEEVAESSGCTSSWSATRSNWAAPARANTAWGSARRDSWPPSTAKPCTSCTRSSRRWTLRGC is encoded by the coding sequence ATGATCCGCGGCATCAACGCCTACGCCGGGCTGACGCATCCCGAGGCGCCCACGCTCTTCATGGAGTTCAGCGGGACGCGGGAGGAGGTGGAAGGCCAGCTGCGGCGGGTGGAGGCGCTGGTGCGCGCCGGCGGCGGGAGGATTTTACGTGGGCGTCGGATGCCGGGGAGCGGGCGCCTCTCTGGCACGCCCGGCACAATGCGCACTACGCGGCGAAGGGGCTGCGCCCGGGGCGCGGTCAAGAGGACCGACGTGTGCGTGCCGCTCTCGCGCCTGGCCGAATGCCTCGCGCGCGTCCAGGCCGATATGGCCGGCACCTTCCTCATGGCGCCGCTCGTGGGCCACGTGGGAGACGGCAATTTTCATCTGCAGTACCTCATCGACCCCGAGCGCCCCGAGGAAGTCGCCGAATCGAGCGGTTGCACGAGCAGCTGGTCCGCCACGCGCTCGAACTGGGCGGCACCTGCTCGGGCGAACACGGCGTGGGGCTCGGCAAGACGCGATTCATGGCCGCCGAGCACGGCGAAGCCCTGCACGTCTTGCACACGATCAAGCAGGCGCTGGACCCTGCGGGGTTGCTAA
- a CDS encoding choice-of-anchor B family protein encodes MKLTVGFLASLLLASLSPSYAQTSRSDGPVNVGMAGFGASFLIDGERLLVTRSGLSTMFPEPPNQTGALITYTRQDGDWKEQGSITPDDVTVSDAFGTSMALSGDWLAVSAPMANEGCGAIYLFKRAGAGWNESARVTPADCDGEVEVGQALAFDGATLIASAHKANDGQGALYVFRADRSGTWSQVDRMDNAAGDHIGYGVSLRVGTSGLFVGAPGLNGTGGILYHPRDGQGWGAAETIAPSDTTLRIFGADFSVAGDELFVAAPGVSFTAGGPPAEGAVVSFKRQGGAWTESGTLRLDSTYVEKLDIGVPSSFGFGSAVQVRGNALWVGSLLSGGAAGSIFVYHRAGADGAWTVAQQIRDAKLAAFASFGQQFALSDDFGITSAPMSDFGNGRMYVLARNRSTDTWSIGQTIGDTGRQLKAITGNQMQCKDGKVADFACADVELASFMPVGDIGGAEGDIVNDLWGWTDSETGREYVVIGHSFSTSFVDISDPANPRYLGTLPAPEGSKPNAWRDAKVYANHAFIVADGVGQHGMQIFDLTQLRDVTEPQTFTETAHYDGVASAHNVVINEETGFAFIVGANGGGTSCGGGLHMVDIRDPLKPTFAGCFNDQSSSVSGRGYSHDAQCVVYKGPDEAYVGREICFGSNESALSIADVTEKSAPVPISTVSYPNVSYAHQGWLTEDHRYFYMNDEGDELEGLTDGTRTLIWDVAELDDPVLAGVYIGETKASDHNLYVRGNLLYESNYVSGLRIMDITDPVAPKEVGYIDTVPWGKNDPGYAGSWSNYPYFKSGIIPVSSIKEGLFLVRYTQEIMP; translated from the coding sequence ATGAAACTGACCGTAGGTTTTCTGGCGAGCCTGCTTCTCGCTTCCCTGTCCCCCTCGTACGCCCAGACGTCGCGGAGCGATGGGCCGGTAAATGTGGGAATGGCCGGCTTCGGGGCCTCGTTCCTGATCGACGGCGAGCGGCTGCTCGTGACGCGTTCGGGCCTGAGCACGATGTTTCCCGAGCCGCCGAACCAGACCGGCGCCCTGATTACGTACACCCGCCAAGACGGTGATTGGAAGGAACAGGGGTCGATTACGCCCGACGATGTCACGGTGAGCGATGCGTTTGGGACCAGCATGGCGCTTTCAGGAGACTGGCTGGCGGTTTCCGCCCCCATGGCCAACGAAGGATGCGGCGCGATCTACCTGTTCAAACGCGCCGGCGCAGGCTGGAACGAATCGGCCCGGGTCACGCCGGCGGACTGCGACGGCGAGGTCGAAGTAGGCCAGGCGCTCGCGTTCGACGGCGCCACGCTGATCGCCAGCGCGCACAAGGCCAACGATGGCCAGGGGGCGCTCTATGTCTTTCGCGCCGACCGCTCGGGTACCTGGAGCCAGGTCGATCGCATGGACAACGCGGCCGGCGACCATATCGGGTATGGCGTCAGCCTGCGCGTCGGGACATCCGGTCTTTTTGTCGGCGCGCCGGGCCTCAACGGCACCGGGGGGATCCTGTACCATCCGCGTGACGGCCAGGGATGGGGGGCGGCAGAAACGATCGCTCCGAGCGACACCACGCTCCGCATCTTCGGGGCTGACTTTTCGGTAGCGGGTGATGAACTCTTCGTCGCCGCGCCGGGCGTGAGCTTCACGGCGGGCGGACCGCCGGCGGAGGGCGCAGTCGTTTCCTTCAAGCGGCAGGGCGGAGCCTGGACGGAGTCGGGCACGCTACGCCTGGATTCGACCTATGTGGAAAAACTAGATATCGGCGTCCCCAGTTCGTTCGGATTCGGGAGTGCGGTGCAGGTGCGCGGGAACGCGTTGTGGGTGGGCTCGCTGCTTTCGGGCGGCGCCGCCGGCAGCATCTTCGTGTACCACCGCGCCGGCGCGGATGGCGCCTGGACCGTCGCCCAGCAGATCCGTGACGCGAAGCTGGCGGCATTCGCCTCCTTCGGGCAGCAGTTCGCGCTGAGCGACGATTTCGGCATCACGAGCGCTCCGATGTCCGACTTCGGCAACGGCCGGATGTATGTCCTGGCGCGCAACCGCTCGACCGACACCTGGAGCATCGGGCAAACGATCGGCGATACCGGGCGCCAACTCAAGGCCATCACCGGCAACCAGATGCAGTGCAAGGACGGGAAGGTCGCCGATTTTGCCTGCGCGGACGTCGAACTCGCCTCGTTCATGCCGGTGGGCGACATCGGCGGCGCCGAGGGCGACATCGTGAACGACCTCTGGGGATGGACGGATTCGGAGACCGGCCGCGAATACGTGGTCATCGGGCACTCCTTCAGCACGTCGTTCGTGGACATCAGCGATCCGGCGAACCCGCGCTACCTGGGGACGCTGCCGGCGCCGGAAGGCAGCAAACCCAACGCCTGGCGTGATGCCAAGGTCTACGCCAACCATGCCTTCATCGTGGCGGACGGCGTCGGGCAGCACGGGATGCAGATCTTCGATCTGACGCAGCTCCGCGACGTGACCGAGCCGCAGACCTTCACCGAGACGGCGCACTATGACGGCGTCGCGAGCGCGCACAACGTCGTGATCAACGAGGAAACAGGGTTTGCGTTTATCGTCGGCGCGAACGGCGGGGGGACGTCGTGCGGGGGCGGGCTCCACATGGTCGATATCCGCGATCCGCTCAAGCCCACGTTCGCCGGCTGTTTCAACGACCAGTCCTCGAGCGTCAGCGGCCGCGGCTACAGCCACGACGCCCAGTGCGTGGTGTACAAGGGGCCCGACGAAGCGTACGTCGGTCGCGAGATCTGCTTCGGCTCCAACGAATCCGCCCTGTCTATCGCGGATGTGACCGAAAAAAGCGCTCCGGTGCCCATCTCGACGGTTTCCTATCCGAACGTCTCCTACGCGCACCAGGGGTGGCTGACGGAAGACCACCGCTACTTCTACATGAACGACGAGGGCGACGAACTGGAAGGGCTCACCGATGGGACGCGCACCCTGATCTGGGACGTGGCCGAGCTCGACGATCCGGTACTGGCCGGCGTCTACATCGGGGAGACGAAGGCGAGCGATCACAACCTGTACGTCCGGGGCAACCTGCTCTACGAGTCGAACTACGTGAGCGGCCTGCGCATCATGGACATCACGGACCCGGTCGCTCCGAAGGAGGTGGGCTACATCGATACCGTGCCGTGGGGCAAAAACGATCCTGGTTATGCCGGCTCGTGGAGCAACTATCCATACTTCAAGAGCGGCATCATCCCGGTGTCGAGCATCAAGGAAGGCCTCTTCCTGGTGCGGTACACCCAGGAGATCATGCCCTGA
- the crcB gene encoding fluoride efflux transporter CrcB has product MSNFLIVALGGALGAMARYGTSLTVIRLVESRAPLATWTANLVGCLLIGFLAPLADRLPLGETARLLLFVGFLGSYTTFSTFSLDSVMLWREGQMGLLLLNAAGSVAAGMLLVWVGMKLSQALLGA; this is encoded by the coding sequence ATGTCAAACTTTTTGATCGTCGCTCTCGGAGGAGCGCTCGGCGCGATGGCGCGCTACGGCACGTCCCTCACCGTGATTCGCCTCGTCGAAAGCCGCGCCCCGCTGGCTACCTGGACGGCCAACCTCGTCGGTTGCCTGCTCATCGGCTTTCTCGCGCCGCTGGCGGACAGACTGCCTCTGGGCGAGACGGCCCGTCTCCTGCTCTTTGTCGGATTCCTGGGGTCGTACACGACGTTTTCGACGTTCAGCCTCGACAGCGTGATGTTGTGGAGGGAGGGGCAGATGGGGTTGTTGTTGCTCAACGCGGCGGGAAGCGTCGCCGCCGGCATGCTGCTGGTGTGGGTGGGGATGAAGCTCTCGCAGGCGTTGCTGGGGGCCTGA
- a CDS encoding HAD family phosphatase gives MILVPEHIRGLIFDCDGTLVDSMPLHWECWHETFAAFGATCPHEFLDELKGVPTDGIISRYNARFGTTIDVWQFTEAKEERAREKLLTVKPIPVVTDVVERYRGKLPMAVASGGPNATVTLSLRVIGLLDRFQTVVTADDPVKPKPSPDIFLEAARRLGVAPEQCQVFEDGDLGIQAALEAGMIATDIREYL, from the coding sequence ATGATCCTCGTCCCCGAACACATCCGCGGCCTCATCTTCGACTGCGACGGCACGCTGGTCGACAGCATGCCGCTGCACTGGGAGTGCTGGCACGAGACGTTCGCCGCATTCGGCGCAACGTGCCCGCACGAATTCCTCGATGAGCTGAAAGGCGTCCCCACCGACGGCATCATCAGCCGCTACAACGCGCGGTTCGGGACGACGATCGACGTGTGGCAGTTCACCGAGGCCAAGGAAGAACGGGCCCGCGAAAAACTGCTGACCGTCAAACCCATCCCCGTCGTCACGGACGTGGTCGAACGCTACCGGGGCAAGCTCCCGATGGCCGTGGCTTCGGGAGGCCCCAACGCGACCGTGACGTTGTCGCTGCGCGTGATCGGGCTGCTGGATCGTTTCCAGACCGTCGTCACCGCCGACGACCCGGTCAAACCCAAACCCTCGCCGGACATCTTCCTCGAAGCGGCCCGCCGCCTCGGCGTCGCGCCCGAGCAGTGCCAGGTTTTCGAGGATGGAGACCTCGGCATCCAGGCCGCCCTCGAAGCCGGCATGATCGCCACCGACATCCGGGAGTACCTCTGA
- a CDS encoding sulfatase gives MIRWVSGLVAAILLAGCAEPLPAPPNIVLIYADDLGYGDLGIFGHPTIKTPHLDALARSGVKLSAFYSAAPVCTPARAALLTGRYPIRSGMTGVFFPEDTTGLPASEWTLAEALREHGYRTALFGKWHLGSAPGFRPVDHGFDTSYGLLYSNDMMRPWVETDVPLRLWRDNEPVDEYPIDQSTLTRRLTDEAIAFIRAAGETPFFVYLAHPMPHVPIYRSEAFAGVSAGGRYGDVVEEIDASVGEIIATLEALGLTHNTIVLFTSDNGANVASSRFFTDDRIVATDVGSNGPYRGHKRLTLEGGMRVPGIVSWPGHLPAGAVRTGMASEMDLFPTLLGWAGVTAAAPNPLDGRDLRAFLATGAPSPHDVLYYFRDTRLQGVRDATWKFRWCRDADSCTGEPELYHIQRDPYERFNVAGEHPERVDSLRRLMTAFATQTGARLDLP, from the coding sequence GTGATCCGCTGGGTGTCTGGCCTCGTGGCGGCGATCCTCCTCGCCGGATGCGCCGAGCCCCTCCCCGCTCCGCCGAACATCGTCCTCATCTACGCGGACGACCTCGGGTATGGCGACCTGGGGATTTTCGGGCACCCGACCATCAAGACGCCCCACCTCGATGCCCTGGCTCGTTCCGGCGTCAAGCTCTCGGCTTTCTATTCGGCGGCCCCCGTCTGCACGCCGGCCCGCGCGGCCCTGCTGACGGGGCGCTACCCCATCCGCAGCGGCATGACCGGGGTCTTTTTCCCGGAGGACACCACGGGGTTGCCGGCGTCGGAGTGGACGCTTGCCGAGGCGCTGCGCGAGCACGGATACCGCACCGCGCTGTTCGGGAAATGGCACCTCGGGTCGGCGCCCGGTTTCCGCCCGGTCGATCACGGATTCGATACGTCGTACGGTCTCCTCTACAGCAACGACATGATGCGGCCCTGGGTGGAGACCGACGTGCCGCTCCGGCTCTGGCGGGACAACGAGCCGGTGGACGAGTACCCGATCGACCAGTCGACCCTCACCCGCCGGCTGACCGACGAAGCCATCGCCTTCATCCGTGCCGCCGGTGAGACACCCTTTTTTGTCTACCTCGCGCACCCGATGCCGCACGTGCCGATCTACCGTTCGGAGGCTTTTGCCGGCGTCTCCGCCGGTGGGCGGTACGGGGATGTGGTAGAGGAAATCGACGCGTCTGTGGGTGAGATCATCGCGACGCTCGAGGCGCTGGGGTTGACGCACAACACGATCGTCCTCTTCACGAGCGACAACGGCGCGAACGTGGCCTCGTCCCGCTTTTTCACAGACGACCGCATCGTGGCGACGGATGTCGGCTCCAATGGTCCTTACCGCGGCCATAAGCGGCTCACGCTGGAGGGCGGCATGCGCGTGCCGGGCATCGTGAGCTGGCCCGGGCATCTGCCCGCCGGCGCGGTCCGCACGGGGATGGCGTCGGAGATGGATCTCTTCCCCACGCTCCTCGGCTGGGCCGGCGTCACCGCCGCGGCCCCGAACCCGCTGGACGGGCGCGACCTGCGCGCGTTCCTCGCGACCGGCGCCCCCTCGCCGCACGACGTCCTGTATTATTTTCGCGATACGCGGCTCCAGGGCGTCCGCGACGCCACCTGGAAATTCCGCTGGTGCCGGGATGCCGACAGCTGCACCGGCGAACCTGAACTGTACCACATCCAGCGCGATCCCTATGAACGGTTCAACGTGGCCGGCGAACATCCCGAACGGGTGGACTCGCTGCGGCGCCTCATGACCGCCTTCGCCACACAAACCGGTGCGCGCCTCGACCTCCCCTGA
- the mnmD gene encoding tRNA (5-methylaminomethyl-2-thiouridine)(34)-methyltransferase MnmD, producing MSDPIPHPEIRPTSDGSQTLYSETYRQTYHSLFGARTESVHVFVEASGVADALRAGRPMRVLEVGFGTGLNFLLTADLALRYGAPLRYVALERELLESETFRALGYETLIEASLLVNRLYRWVFTLPGPDLSGLLTCRLHDTLHLDLLLGDATRTPLPEPAFDAIYQDAFSPDANPELWTPAFFSKLYAVLKPGGRLSTYSASRAVREALAEAGFVVEKRPGPPGKREIVVATRPADPEL from the coding sequence GTGTCCGACCCCATCCCGCATCCCGAAATCCGCCCCACGAGCGACGGATCGCAGACGCTCTACAGCGAAACGTATCGCCAGACCTACCACTCGCTTTTCGGCGCGCGGACGGAGTCCGTCCACGTTTTTGTCGAAGCCAGCGGCGTCGCGGATGCCCTGCGCGCCGGCCGGCCCATGCGCGTGCTGGAGGTCGGGTTCGGCACCGGATTGAACTTCCTGCTCACGGCGGATCTCGCGCTGCGCTACGGCGCCCCGCTGCGTTATGTCGCCCTCGAACGCGAGCTACTGGAGAGCGAGACGTTTCGCGCCCTCGGCTACGAAACGCTCATCGAGGCCTCCCTCCTCGTCAACCGCCTCTACCGCTGGGTCTTTACGCTGCCCGGCCCCGACCTTTCCGGGTTGCTAACCTGCCGGCTGCACGATACCTTACACCTCGACCTGCTGCTGGGCGACGCCACCCGGACGCCGCTCCCGGAGCCGGCCTTCGATGCGATCTATCAGGATGCGTTCAGTCCGGACGCCAACCCCGAACTCTGGACGCCGGCGTTTTTCAGCAAGCTCTACGCCGTCCTCAAGCCGGGCGGCCGGCTGTCGACCTACTCCGCCAGCCGCGCCGTACGCGAGGCCCTGGCCGAAGCCGGCTTCGTCGTCGAAAAACGCCCGGGACCGCCCGGCAAACGCGAGATCGTCGTGGCCACGCGGCCCGCAGACCCGGAACTATGA
- a CDS encoding DUF1080 domain-containing protein: MRLGIALLLLLVGCQPEQPAPPPASDFVSVFNGVDLTGWTGDLDGYAVENGSIVSLKDGGGNIYIDQPYSDFVLQFEFKLEPGGNNGLGIRAERGKDAAYYGMEIQILDDTAEEYAELHDYQYHGSIHGVRAAERGHQHPLGEWNQEEVTARGTHITVKLNGATIVDYDLEASRAGTADGKEHPGLFNPTGYIGFLGHGHRVEFRNIRIKTW; the protein is encoded by the coding sequence ATGCGCCTCGGCATCGCCCTCCTCCTGCTCCTCGTCGGCTGCCAGCCCGAACAGCCCGCCCCCCCGCCGGCGTCGGACTTCGTCTCCGTCTTCAACGGCGTGGACCTGACGGGATGGACGGGCGATCTGGACGGCTATGCGGTGGAAAATGGCAGCATCGTCAGCCTCAAGGACGGCGGTGGCAATATCTACATCGACCAACCGTACAGCGACTTCGTCCTGCAGTTCGAATTCAAACTCGAACCCGGAGGCAATAACGGCCTCGGGATCCGCGCCGAACGCGGCAAGGACGCGGCCTACTACGGCATGGAAATCCAGATCCTCGACGACACCGCCGAGGAATACGCCGAACTGCACGACTACCAGTACCACGGCTCAATCCACGGCGTCAGGGCCGCCGAACGCGGGCATCAGCACCCCCTCGGCGAGTGGAACCAGGAGGAAGTGACCGCCCGCGGCACGCACATCACCGTCAAGCTCAACGGCGCCACGATCGTGGACTACGACCTGGAAGCGTCGCGCGCCGGCACCGCGGACGGCAAGGAACACCCCGGACTCTTCAACCCCACCGGCTACATCGGATTTCTCGGCCACGGGCACCGCGTCGAGTTCCGCAACATCCGGATCAAGACATGGTGA
- a CDS encoding sulfatase encodes MTRRVLILLLMIAGCRPAARDAAETPPNIVVIFADDLGYGDLSVYGHPTIVTPNLDRLAAQGVKLTSLYVPSPSCSPSRIGLLTGKYPPRTGVVHAMGPEDPNGIKPAEVTMAEALKERGYRTAAFGKWHLGTAPEQMPTANGFDEYYGLLYSNDMMPPWVNTQRPLHLWRGTEPVDEYPVDQSTLTRRYTEEAVRFIRESAGQPFFLYLPHSMPHLPIFPSTEFAGRSAGGKYGDVVEEIDWSVGRVLETLDELGLTDNTLVVFTSDNGPWSNMPARMYDTDLDVIQRWDAGSTGPLRGAKATTWEGGHRVPGIVRFPGRIPAGVVSTELATTLDLYPTLLNLAGAAIPADRTVDGLDLWPLLTTGAKTPHDYFFYCWGYSVEAVRDARWKLRLSAGDDAKPVAELFDLREDPYERFDVSAAHPDVVNRLYGVLQAKAAEIGGNALRISE; translated from the coding sequence ATGACGCGACGTGTCCTGATCCTTCTTCTTATGATCGCCGGCTGCCGGCCGGCTGCCCGCGACGCCGCCGAAACGCCGCCCAACATCGTCGTCATCTTCGCCGACGACCTCGGCTACGGCGACCTCAGCGTGTACGGCCATCCCACCATCGTCACGCCCAACCTGGACCGGCTCGCGGCGCAGGGCGTCAAGCTCACGTCGCTGTACGTGCCCTCGCCCTCGTGCAGTCCCTCGCGCATCGGGCTGCTGACGGGCAAATATCCTCCGCGCACGGGCGTCGTGCACGCCATGGGCCCGGAAGACCCGAACGGCATCAAGCCGGCGGAGGTGACGATGGCCGAAGCCCTCAAGGAACGCGGTTACCGGACGGCCGCGTTCGGGAAATGGCATCTCGGCACGGCGCCCGAGCAGATGCCCACCGCCAACGGCTTTGATGAATATTATGGGCTGCTGTACAGCAACGACATGATGCCGCCGTGGGTAAACACCCAGCGCCCCCTGCATCTCTGGCGCGGCACCGAGCCCGTCGACGAATATCCGGTCGACCAGTCGACCCTCACGCGCCGCTACACCGAGGAGGCCGTCCGGTTCATCCGGGAATCCGCCGGCCAGCCGTTTTTCCTGTATCTCCCCCACTCGATGCCGCATCTCCCCATCTTTCCGTCGACCGAATTCGCGGGGCGCTCGGCCGGCGGGAAATACGGCGATGTCGTCGAGGAAATCGACTGGTCCGTCGGGCGCGTGCTGGAGACGCTCGACGAACTCGGGCTGACGGATAACACGCTGGTCGTGTTTACGAGCGACAACGGCCCGTGGAGCAACATGCCGGCCCGGATGTACGACACCGACCTCGACGTCATCCAGCGGTGGGACGCCGGCAGCACCGGCCCGCTGCGCGGCGCCAAGGCGACCACCTGGGAAGGCGGCCACCGCGTCCCCGGCATCGTCCGTTTCCCTGGCCGCATCCCCGCCGGCGTCGTGTCTACCGAGCTGGCCACGACCCTCGATCTCTACCCCACCCTCCTCAACCTGGCCGGCGCCGCCATCCCCGCCGACCGCACCGTCGACGGGCTCGACCTCTGGCCCCTCCTCACGACGGGCGCAAAGACGCCGCACGACTACTTCTTCTACTGCTGGGGCTATTCCGTCGAAGCCGTGCGCGATGCCCGTTGGAAGCTGCGGCTCAGCGCCGGCGACGACGCCAAACCCGTCGCCGAGCTTTTCGACCTCCGGGAGGACCCCTACGAACGCTTCGACGTTTCAGCCGCGCATCCCGATGTCGTCAACCGGCTCTATGGGGTGCTCCAGGCCAAGGCCGCCGAAATCGGCGGCAACGCCCTGAGGATTAGCGAATAA
- a CDS encoding methyltransferase domain-containing protein codes for MLELGPGTGAFTRHIHRMLPAGARYLGIECEGRFVTLLRQRYPDFSFVQGMAEDAPRHLEEAGMGQAKLIISSLPFASFASQVRNAIITSIDDLMAPGSVFRTFQYVHAYPLPTAVRFRRSMEERFGACHRSPAILPNVPPAFVLTWVR; via the coding sequence GTGCTCGAACTGGGGCCTGGCACCGGGGCCTTTACCCGGCACATCCACCGCATGCTGCCCGCCGGGGCGCGTTATCTGGGCATCGAGTGCGAGGGGCGGTTTGTCACCCTCTTGCGGCAGCGGTATCCTGATTTCTCGTTCGTCCAGGGCATGGCGGAAGATGCGCCGCGGCATCTCGAGGAGGCCGGCATGGGGCAGGCGAAACTCATCATATCGAGCCTCCCGTTCGCGAGCTTCGCGTCGCAGGTGCGCAACGCCATCATCACCAGCATCGACGACCTGATGGCACCGGGTTCCGTCTTTCGCACGTTCCAGTACGTACACGCCTACCCGCTGCCGACGGCCGTTCGTTTCCGGCGAAGCATGGAAGAGCGTTTCGGCGCCTGTCACCGGAGCCCGGCCATCCTCCCCAATGTCCCGCCGGCGTTCGTGTTGACGTGGGTGCGCTGA